A stretch of Triticum aestivum cultivar Chinese Spring chromosome 1D, IWGSC CS RefSeq v2.1, whole genome shotgun sequence DNA encodes these proteins:
- the LOC542954 gene encoding shaggy-related protein kinase alpha isoform X1, giving the protein MASVGVVRPSSRFQNDTSTSGDADRLPNEMGNMSIRDDRDPEDIVVNGNGTEPGHIIVTSIEGRNGQAKQTISYMAERVVGNGSFGTVFQAKCLETGETVAIKKVLQDKRYKNRELQTMRVLDHPNVVALKHCFFSKTEKEELYLNLVLEYVPETAHRVIKHYNKMNQRMPLIYAKLYMYQICRSLAYIHNSIGVCHRDIKPQNLLVNPHTHQLKLCDFGSAKVLVKGEPNISYICSRYYRAPELIFGATEYTTAIDVWSAGCVLAELLLGQPIFPGDSGVDQLVEIIKVLGTPTREEIKCMNPNYTEFKFPQIKAHPWHKIFHKRMPAEAVDLVSRLLQYSPSLRSTALEALIHPFFDELRDPNTRLPNGRFLPPLFNFKPHELKGVPMDILVKLIPEHARKNCAFVGW; this is encoded by the exons ATGGCCTCGGTTGGTGTGGTGCGTCCTTCCTCGCGCTTTCAGAATGACACGAGTACTAGTGGTGATGCCGACCGACTTCCGAACGAGATGGGCAATATGAGCATAAGGGATGACAGG GACCCTGAGGATATAGTAGTCAACGGCAATGGGACGGAACCAGGCCATATTATAGTCACAAGCATTGAGGGAAGAAATGGGCAAGCAAAACAG ACCATTAGCTACATGGCTGAGCGTGTGGTTGGTAATGGGTCATTTGGAACTGTTTTCCAG GCTAAGTGTCTTGAAACTGGCGAGACGGTGGCTATAAAGAAGGTTCTTCAAGACAAGAGATATAAGAACCGTGAGCTGCAAACGATGCGAGTTCTTGACCACCCAAATGTTGTGGCTTTAAAGCATTGTTTTTTCTCAAAGACTGAGAAAGAGGAGCTTTACCTCAACCTGGTGCTTGAGTATGTGCCGGAGACTGCTCATCGTGTCATTAAGCATTATAACAAGATGAACCAACGCATGCCATTGATATATGCAAAACTGTACATGTATCAG ATATGTAGATCTTTGGCATACATTCACAACAGCATTGGAGTATGCCACAGAGACATCAAGCCTCAAAATCTTCTG GTGAATCCACATACGCACCAATTGAAATTATGTGACTTCGGAAGTGCGAAAGTGTTG GTAAAAGGAGAACCAAATATTTCCTATATCTGTTCAAGGTACTATAGAGCCCCAGAGCTCATATTTGGTGCTACTGAATACACAACGGCAATTGACGTTTGGTCTGCTGGCTGTGTTCTTGCTGAACTCCTTCTAGGACAG CCTATATTCCCTGGCGACAGTGGTGTTGATCAGCTTGTTGAAATCATCAAG GTTTTAGGTACCCCTACAAGAGAAGAAATTAAGTGCATGAATCCAAATTATACGGAGTTTAAATTCCCACAAATCAAAGCTCACCCATGGCACAAG ATCTTCCATAAAAGAATGCCTGCTGAAGCAGTAGATCTTGTCTCCAGACTCTTGCAATATTCACCAAGCCTGCGTTCAACTGCT TTGGAAGCATTAATTCATCCATTCTTCGATGAACTCCGGGACCCAAACACCCGTTTGCCGAACGGCCGTTTTCTTCCTCCCCTCTTTAACTTTAAGCCCCATG AGTTGAAGGGTGTGCCGATGGACATCCTGGTGAAGCTCATCCCTGAACATGCTCGGAAGAACTGTGCCTTTGTAGGATGGTGA